In Kordiimonas sp. SCSIO 12610, the following are encoded in one genomic region:
- a CDS encoding ABC transporter ATP-binding protein, translating to MLSIKGLSHTYPNGVRALNNINLEIPKGMFGLLGPNGAGKSSLMRTIATLQQPTEGTITFDGVNTLQDPDSLRRILGYLPQDFGVYPRVTAYDMLDHMAILKGINNSKERKEVVEGLLYQTNLFDVRKKKIKTFSGGMRQRFGIAQALIGDPQLIIVDEPTAGLDPEERNRFHNLLAEIGENVVVILSTHIVEDVADLCPNMVIIAGGEIVTGGKPADLVQEIDGKIWKKAINKDELATFKEENAVISSHLSTGRTIIHVLADNEPGDGFEPVTPDLEDVYFATLYRSRNETSASVAA from the coding sequence ATGTTATCGATTAAAGGTTTAAGCCACACTTATCCAAATGGCGTTCGTGCACTCAATAATATCAATCTTGAGATTCCAAAAGGAATGTTTGGATTGTTGGGGCCAAATGGCGCAGGAAAGTCCAGTCTGATGCGCACAATTGCAACGCTTCAGCAACCAACGGAAGGCACGATAACATTTGACGGCGTTAATACCCTTCAAGATCCTGATAGCCTGCGGAGGATATTAGGGTATTTGCCTCAAGACTTTGGTGTTTATCCACGTGTGACAGCCTATGATATGCTTGATCATATGGCAATTTTGAAAGGGATTAATAACAGTAAAGAACGAAAAGAGGTTGTTGAAGGATTGTTATATCAAACAAATCTATTTGATGTTCGAAAGAAGAAAATTAAAACCTTTTCTGGGGGGATGAGGCAACGATTTGGTATCGCACAAGCTTTAATTGGGGACCCGCAGCTAATCATCGTTGATGAGCCAACAGCTGGCCTTGACCCCGAAGAGCGCAACCGTTTCCATAACCTACTTGCTGAGATTGGTGAAAATGTCGTTGTAATTTTGTCGACGCATATTGTTGAAGATGTTGCGGATCTTTGCCCAAATATGGTGATTATTGCAGGCGGTGAAATCGTGACGGGCGGCAAGCCTGCTGATCTGGTGCAGGAAATAGACGGCAAAATTTGGAAAAAAGCGATCAACAAGGATGAACTTGCAACGTTTAAGGAAGAAAATGCCGTAATTTCTTCACACTTATCGACCGGACGAACCATTATTCATGTTCTGGCTGATAACGAACCTGGTGATGGGTTTGAACCAGTTACACCTGATCTTGAGGACGTATATTTTGCTACCTTATACAGAAGCCGGAATGAAACCAGTGCTTCTGTAGCTGCATAA
- a CDS encoding MOSC domain-containing protein, protein MSKMQEMMRNHSNDGKIEWIGLRSAKKAEMISVESANIHFNGLEGDYRENPGKRAVTLIQWEHLPVIASLTGRARVEPELLRRNIAVSGINILGLRRHTIQIGTSVLKVSGLCAPCSYMEQVFGHGGFNAVRGHGGITAEVAEEGAVEIGSSVTLLEFNGLVD, encoded by the coding sequence ATGTCAAAAATGCAAGAGATGATGCGAAACCATTCAAATGATGGAAAAATTGAATGGATTGGGCTGCGTTCAGCGAAAAAAGCTGAAATGATTAGCGTTGAGAGCGCAAACATACATTTTAACGGCCTTGAAGGCGATTACAGGGAAAACCCCGGCAAACGGGCTGTGACACTCATTCAATGGGAACATCTTCCGGTGATTGCGTCGCTTACGGGACGGGCACGTGTGGAGCCGGAGTTGCTTAGACGGAATATAGCCGTTTCAGGTATTAACATTCTTGGCCTGCGGCGGCATACAATCCAAATTGGAACATCGGTTCTGAAAGTATCCGGTTTGTGCGCGCCGTGTAGTTACATGGAGCAAGTATTTGGCCATGGAGGGTTCAATGCAGTTCGTGGTCATGGTGGAATAACCGCAGAAGTTGCCGAAGAAGGGGCCGTTGAGATTGGGTCGTCGGTCACATTGCTTGAATTTAACGGGCTAGTTGATTGA
- a CDS encoding M1 family aminopeptidase, with the protein MLFKIARYEFKYMVRSPQTIVGFAVFFLLPFFAMVSSNVQIGGGGNVMVNSPFAIMQTLLIMSVFSIFLVPAYVANAVLKDIDHKMDGIIFSTPISKSDYLFGRFFGAFGALLVTLLAMPLGMLVGTFWGGLTGSIDPETLAPTNLGHYVYTYFALVTPGLLAMSAIMFAITVMSRSVMYTYLGAMGLLMLYFIGLSFFREPEHRELLAIVDPFMARTLQEVGRYWTAAERNTLLMGYEGVVLTNRLIWIGASIVLIGLSYAVFSFRAPAKLPKEKSDKKAKAKPVTLQAPRITPAWESGYWRQLFIRTKFEVSSVLKSYPFYIIVLFSLFIIVTALFNRSVGYGLDAVPVSRLMVQSIRGLDLAFIVIIIFYSADIIWRERKDGIHEIIDATPVPGMVFVVSKLASLAIVLTIIAAIGIFIAISVQVLNGQSAIEIGLYLHRGFLHFVYPFLLIAALSVFIQVLVKNRFVGMILMVVYLIGSIILSQFGFEHPLYFYGSSIATPLSDLNGSGRFIEGDYWLQFYWTCFAILMLMVSYMLWNRGTLQPLRYRMRALRAFKKPIAAGFAFIAFVGFVGSGGFIFYNTNILNDYVTGDEREQLAVDYENKYRQYENLPMPRTIDVKVDVDLYPYERRIETRGTHVLENKTGETIETVHIVFPRGVKVPAVELEAASLESVDKDFNYYIFILDRPMKSGERRSLAFETLIDQKGFAHSGNSVTLVRNGTFINNADITPYIGFFPGGMLQDRNTRRQHDLPPLPRTPKLEDESQHGNNYLRQDSDFVTFETTVSTVASQTAIAPGYLEKEWEANGRRYFHYKMDAPILNFYSYLSADYEVVRDEFDGINVEVYHHAPHTYNVQRMIDSVRDSVRYFSKAFSPYQHKQVRILEFPAYRSFAQAFPNTIPYSEGIGFIADITGEDDIDLAYYVTAHEVAHQWWAHQVMSANTQGGTMLIETFAQYSALLVMEQKYGKDQMRKFLKFELDNYLSNRGSDPEGELPLYRVENQAYIHYRKGSVVMYALRDYLGEETVNRALSRLIKETGFSSTPYPTSLDLLRILREEAGPEYDQLITDLFERITLFDLKAEGATVVEMEDGRFKVSLTIDAAKFEADNEGNETALTLDDMIDIGVFTADPGDSDFDSENVLYMKKHKINSDTKTVEIIVDGQPTFVGIDPYNKLVDRNSNDNIKSVSTTTLASASE; encoded by the coding sequence ATGCTGTTCAAAATTGCCCGTTATGAATTCAAATATATGGTGAGATCACCGCAAACTATAGTTGGGTTTGCCGTTTTCTTCCTTTTACCATTTTTCGCTATGGTCAGTAGCAATGTTCAAATTGGTGGTGGCGGAAATGTAATGGTCAATAGTCCGTTTGCCATCATGCAAACGCTTTTGATTATGAGTGTTTTCTCGATTTTTCTCGTGCCGGCGTATGTTGCGAATGCGGTTTTGAAAGATATAGACCATAAAATGGATGGTATTATATTTTCGACACCGATTTCAAAAAGCGATTATCTGTTTGGCCGGTTCTTCGGTGCCTTTGGAGCACTTCTTGTAACCCTATTGGCTATGCCGCTAGGCATGTTGGTTGGAACATTTTGGGGCGGGCTGACTGGTTCGATTGACCCTGAAACGTTGGCTCCAACTAATTTGGGGCATTATGTATATACGTATTTTGCTCTTGTTACGCCTGGTTTGTTAGCAATGAGCGCAATCATGTTTGCGATCACGGTTATGTCGCGAAGTGTAATGTATACGTATTTGGGGGCTATGGGGCTGTTAATGCTCTATTTCATTGGATTAAGTTTCTTTAGGGAGCCGGAACACCGTGAACTACTAGCAATTGTTGACCCGTTCATGGCACGGACGCTCCAGGAAGTTGGACGCTACTGGACTGCGGCAGAACGTAATACGCTTTTGATGGGTTACGAAGGAGTGGTGTTGACCAATCGCTTAATTTGGATTGGTGCGTCGATTGTTTTGATTGGTCTTTCCTATGCTGTGTTTTCTTTCAGAGCTCCAGCAAAGTTGCCAAAAGAAAAGAGTGACAAAAAAGCAAAGGCGAAGCCTGTAACACTTCAAGCACCGCGGATCACACCAGCGTGGGAAAGTGGTTATTGGCGACAGCTTTTTATCAGAACAAAATTCGAAGTTAGTTCGGTTCTTAAGAGTTATCCATTTTACATCATTGTTCTCTTTAGTTTATTCATAATTGTAACGGCTTTGTTTAACCGCAGCGTTGGATATGGATTGGACGCAGTTCCAGTTTCCCGTTTAATGGTTCAAAGTATCCGGGGATTGGATTTAGCCTTTATCGTCATCATTATTTTCTACAGTGCTGATATCATTTGGCGTGAACGTAAAGACGGAATTCATGAGATTATTGATGCGACACCAGTGCCTGGTATGGTTTTCGTCGTAAGTAAACTCGCATCACTCGCTATCGTTTTGACAATTATTGCTGCAATCGGGATTTTTATAGCGATTTCGGTGCAGGTGTTAAATGGTCAGTCGGCTATTGAAATAGGCCTTTATTTACACCGCGGTTTTCTGCATTTCGTCTATCCGTTCTTATTGATCGCAGCACTATCGGTATTCATTCAGGTTCTGGTGAAAAACCGGTTTGTCGGTATGATCCTTATGGTGGTTTACCTTATCGGATCCATCATTTTATCTCAGTTCGGGTTTGAGCATCCGCTTTACTTCTATGGTTCAAGTATTGCGACACCGCTTTCTGACCTGAATGGCTCCGGCCGTTTCATTGAAGGCGATTATTGGCTACAATTCTATTGGACATGTTTTGCTATTCTAATGCTGATGGTTTCCTACATGCTATGGAACAGAGGAACATTACAGCCACTTAGGTATCGTATGCGTGCTTTACGGGCGTTTAAAAAACCTATTGCTGCCGGGTTTGCATTTATCGCATTCGTTGGTTTTGTTGGGAGTGGCGGGTTTATCTTCTATAATACCAATATTCTCAATGACTATGTAACGGGTGATGAACGCGAGCAGCTAGCGGTGGACTATGAAAATAAATACCGTCAGTATGAAAATTTGCCGATGCCGAGAACGATTGATGTCAAGGTTGATGTTGATCTATACCCGTATGAACGTCGGATTGAGACACGTGGAACCCATGTCTTAGAAAATAAAACCGGGGAAACCATTGAGACGGTGCATATTGTCTTCCCTCGAGGGGTGAAGGTTCCTGCTGTTGAATTGGAAGCAGCATCGCTTGAAAGTGTGGATAAGGACTTCAACTACTATATTTTCATACTAGACCGGCCTATGAAGTCAGGTGAAAGACGTTCATTAGCGTTTGAAACATTGATCGATCAGAAGGGGTTTGCCCACTCAGGCAACAGTGTAACGCTCGTCAGAAACGGTACATTTATCAATAATGCGGATATTACACCCTATATTGGTTTCTTCCCAGGGGGGATGTTGCAAGACCGGAATACCCGGAGGCAGCATGACCTACCGCCATTACCGCGGACACCAAAATTGGAAGATGAAAGCCAACATGGTAACAATTATCTGCGGCAGGACAGTGATTTTGTAACTTTTGAAACGACCGTTTCTACAGTTGCCAGTCAGACCGCGATTGCGCCTGGCTATTTGGAAAAAGAATGGGAAGCAAACGGTCGTCGTTATTTCCACTATAAGATGGATGCACCGATTTTGAATTTCTATTCTTATCTATCCGCTGACTATGAAGTTGTCCGTGATGAGTTTGATGGTATCAATGTTGAAGTATATCACCATGCACCGCACACGTATAATGTGCAGCGTATGATCGATAGTGTCCGTGATAGCGTGCGCTATTTTTCAAAGGCATTTAGTCCATATCAGCATAAACAGGTCCGTATTCTGGAATTCCCAGCTTATAGAAGCTTTGCGCAGGCGTTTCCAAATACGATCCCTTATTCTGAAGGTATAGGCTTTATTGCGGATATCACAGGTGAAGATGATATTGACCTTGCTTATTATGTAACCGCGCACGAGGTCGCCCATCAGTGGTGGGCGCATCAGGTGATGTCCGCAAATACACAAGGCGGTACAATGCTTATTGAAACCTTTGCTCAATATAGTGCGCTTCTTGTGATGGAGCAAAAGTACGGCAAAGATCAGATGAGAAAATTCCTCAAGTTTGAATTGGACAATTATCTGTCTAACCGTGGAAGTGACCCTGAGGGTGAGTTACCGCTCTACCGCGTGGAAAACCAAGCGTATATCCATTATCGTAAAGGGTCTGTTGTGATGTATGCGCTTCGTGACTATTTGGGCGAAGAGACGGTTAATCGCGCGTTGTCACGATTAATCAAGGAAACTGGCTTTTCGTCTACGCCGTATCCAACATCACTTGATCTTCTGCGAATTCTTCGTGAGGAAGCAGGGCCTGAATATGATCAATTAATTACAGATCTGTTTGAGCGTATCACCTTGTTTGATCTTAAAGCGGAAGGTGCAACAGTAGTTGAAATGGAGGACGGAAGGTTCAAAGTTTCGTTAACCATTGATGCTGCGAAGTTTGAAGCCGATAATGAAGGCAATGAAACTGCACTAACACTTGATGATATGATTGATATTGGTGTCTTTACAGCTGACCCAGGTGATAGCGATTTTGATTCTGAAAATGTTCTCTATATGAAGAAACACAAAATCAATTCTGATACCAAAACGGTTGAAATAATTGTCGACGGGCAACCAACATTTGTTGGAATTGACCCTTATAACAAGCTGGTTGATCGAAATTCTAACGATAATATCAAATCTGTTAGTACAACAACGCTGGCAAGTGCGTCAGAATAA
- a CDS encoding saccharopine dehydrogenase family protein: MTLTELTNGTIYIIGTGEVAKAALYKLVKLYPNQSITVVASNRSGGLNLLAENISNDLGAAHIGFKQIDIYSDAETLTSLIASTAGSIPQVLFNLGSPYLDMILMQIALDTGCHYVDTACFEELNTKGFSYKEQLALAPKFESQGLKAILGAGGSPGITNLLTRFHDEHRPCESVKIFDYNGGSQNKYPWATNFAAEDNLKELDNPAKFLRGGEWIEVPAFSERFHMNDPLKINDTTNVGFNTIYHEEQETINMVFPHIKDIYNYMSFGDDYIKYFKLFRDLGLMGIDPVSDGQGGEIIPIRFLASLMPHPRDVAPLVKGPAGMRVETTGADKNSDTLISVWRMLHENCYEDTKTGAVAWSTGVPACLFMDAMLQFDGAGVFVPENLPNLNFELFTKLSDVYGLEVESFLDNDTKVSL, encoded by the coding sequence ATGACACTGACCGAATTAACCAATGGCACTATTTACATTATTGGCACAGGTGAAGTCGCTAAAGCGGCTCTTTACAAACTCGTAAAACTATACCCGAACCAATCGATCACTGTTGTTGCCTCAAACCGGTCAGGTGGTCTTAACCTTCTCGCAGAGAATATCTCAAATGACCTAGGCGCCGCTCATATTGGCTTTAAGCAAATCGACATTTATAGTGATGCAGAAACCCTAACCAGCCTCATCGCTTCAACTGCTGGCTCAATTCCACAAGTGCTTTTTAATCTTGGGTCACCTTATCTCGATATGATTTTGATGCAAATTGCCCTCGATACAGGATGCCACTATGTGGACACAGCGTGTTTTGAGGAATTAAATACCAAGGGCTTTAGTTACAAAGAGCAGCTTGCGCTTGCGCCTAAATTTGAAAGTCAAGGCCTTAAGGCCATTCTGGGCGCTGGCGGCTCTCCAGGCATTACAAATCTGCTGACGCGGTTCCACGATGAACACCGTCCGTGCGAAAGCGTTAAGATTTTTGATTACAATGGTGGCTCTCAAAACAAATACCCATGGGCAACAAATTTTGCTGCCGAAGACAACCTGAAAGAACTTGATAACCCGGCAAAATTCCTTCGCGGCGGCGAATGGATTGAGGTTCCTGCCTTCTCAGAGCGTTTCCACATGAATGATCCGCTCAAGATTAATGATACAACAAATGTTGGGTTCAATACTATTTACCACGAAGAGCAAGAAACCATCAATATGGTGTTCCCCCATATCAAAGACATCTATAATTATATGAGCTTCGGGGACGATTATATCAAATATTTCAAGTTGTTTAGAGACCTTGGCCTTATGGGCATTGATCCCGTTTCTGACGGGCAAGGCGGTGAGATCATCCCAATTCGTTTTCTGGCCTCTTTGATGCCGCATCCACGTGATGTTGCCCCCCTTGTAAAGGGCCCTGCCGGTATGCGTGTCGAGACGACAGGCGCCGACAAGAATAGTGATACATTGATCAGTGTTTGGCGCATGCTACATGAAAACTGTTATGAAGATACAAAAACAGGAGCCGTCGCCTGGAGTACCGGAGTGCCTGCATGCCTGTTCATGGATGCTATGCTACAGTTTGACGGTGCAGGTGTCTTTGTGCCGGAAAATTTACCAAACCTGAATTTTGAGCTGTTTACAAAACTATCTGATGTCTACGGCCTGGAAGTAGAGAGTTTTCTCGATAACGATACAAAGGTTTCATTGTGA